A window from Peromyscus eremicus chromosome 1, PerEre_H2_v1, whole genome shotgun sequence encodes these proteins:
- the LOC131917783 gene encoding LOW QUALITY PROTEIN: pleckstrin homology domain-containing family B member 2-like (The sequence of the model RefSeq protein was modified relative to this genomic sequence to represent the inferred CDS: deleted 1 base in 1 codon), which translates to MAFVKSGWLLRQSTILKRWKKNWFDLWSDGHLIYYDDQTRQSIEDKVHMPVDCINIRMGHECRDIQPPDGKPKDCLLQIVCRDGRTISLCAESTDDCLAWKFTLQDSRTNTAYVGSAILSEETAVAASPPPYAAYATPTPEVYGYGPYSGAYPAGTQVVYAANGQAYAVPYQYPYAGVYGQQPANQVIIRERYRDNDSDLALGMLAGAATGMALGSLFWVF; encoded by the exons atggcattTGTGAAGAGTGGATGGTTGCTTCGACAGAGTACCATTTTG AAGCGCTGGAAGAAGAACTGGTTTGACCTGTGGTCCGATGGTCACCTGATCTACTATGATGACCAGACCCGGCAGAGTATAGAGGATAAGGTCCACATGCCGGTGGACTGCATCAATATCCGCATGGGGCATGAGTGTCGGGACATCCAGCCTCCAGATGGGAAGCCCAAAGACTGTCTGCTGCAGATCGTCTGCCGAGACGGGAGAACCATCAGTCTCTGTGCGGAGAGCACAGACGATTGCCTGGCATGGAAGTTTACACTGCAGGATTCCAGAACTAACACAGCTTACGTTGGCTCAGCAATCCTGTCTGAAGAGACTGCAGTGGCTGCCTCGCCACCTCCCTACGCTGCCTACGCTACACCGACCCCTGAGGTCTATGGCTACGGTCCCTACAGTGGCGCATACCCAGCAGGAACTCAAGTCGTCTATGCTGCCAATGGGCAAGCGTATGCTGTGCCCTACCAGTACCCATACGCAGGAGTTTATGGACAACAGCCTGCCAATCAGGTCATCATCCGTGAGCGGTACCGAGACAATGACAGTGACCTGGCCCTGGGCATGCTTGCTGGGGCAGCCACAGGCATGGCCCTGGGGTCTCTGTTCTGGGTCTTCTAG